A single region of the Labrus bergylta chromosome 10, fLabBer1.1, whole genome shotgun sequence genome encodes:
- the ccdc172 gene encoding coiled-coil domain-containing protein 172 has product MSLDSLFQQILLTEQQLTEQTQKFKEVKVAIIRCQEQIKSNTENLEKSKGELDEKVQKLSAMRLQFDLMKKQENQMLTKTEELLCQRNHLQERLAKIKRESTEEREKFLREISRFNSGFCLGGNRETESESQTRTEIQDLERKVESLHKEMDMMSHRNSHMSSMQEQKRALQLDLQSLDNIHKDLDWQLKEAEAVTECLRAESLFVSQKPLTDSNCLRLRKELEIHKEGEMELLREALSSEIQFLKSKLYSSQGSEQH; this is encoded by the exons ATGAGTTTAGACTCACTGTTTCAGCAAATCCTTCTAACTGAACAACAGTTAACTGAACAGACACAGAAATTCAAAGAAG TCAAAGTAGCCATCATCAGATGCCAGGAGCAGATAAAGAGCAACACTGAAAATCTGGAAAAGAGCAAAGGAGAACTTGATGAAAAG GTTCAGAAGTTGTCAGCAATGAGGCTGCAGTTTGATCTGatgaagaaacaagaaaaccaGATGTTGACGAAAACCGAGGAGCTGCTCTGCCAGAGGAACCACCTCCAGGAACGTCTA GCCAAGATAAAGAGGGAGTCCACGGAGGAAAGGGAAAAATTCCTTCGAGAGATCTCCAGGTTCAACAGTGGCTTCTGTCTCGGTgggaacagagagacagagtctGAAAGCCAAACACGCACTGAAATCCAGGACCTGGAGAGGAAGGTGGAATCATTACACAAAG AGATGGACATGATGAGCCACAGGAACAGTCACATGAGCTCCATGCAGGAGCAGAAGAGAGCGCTGCAGCTTGATCTGCAGAGCCTGGATAACATCCACAAAG ACCTGGACTGGCAGTTGAAAGAGGCTGAAGCAGTGACAGAATGTTTGAGAGCAGAGAGCCTGTTTGTCAGTCAGAAACCTCTCACTGACAGCAACTGTCTGAG ACTGAGGAAGGAGCTGGAGATCCAtaaagaaggagagatggaGCTTCTTAGAGAGGCACTGAGCTCTGAGATTCAGTTCCTCAAGTCA aagcTGTACAGCAGCCAGGGAAGTGAGCAGCATTAG
- the si:ch1073-126c3.2 gene encoding uncharacterized protein si:ch1073-126c3.2, producing MAIKGALTWLCSLAVLSFSAAEDEILLQSCNSQTEQLSANFKMAAECIVQQASALSALQTASLLLSMRNLTDSLHKQQLKECQGAEPSECPDAEVPNNGGLACVTVASKRYCKPLCNWGYDFAFIRRSRIYDECSEQTGYKWKTQYIGGNKLAVCNDASIQVSGAATAYFPKDQNCLTTKSSSLLKTSTIQLFTSELESEGIQGEPQNGCLVCGGP from the exons ATGGCAATAAAGGGAGCACTCACTTGGCTCTGCTCACTAGCAG TTTTGTCCTTCTCTGCAGCTGAGGATGAAATTCTTCTTCAGAGCTGCAACTCACAAACTGAGCAACTATCTGCTAATTTCAAG ATGGCAGCAGAGTGCATTGTACAACAAGCATCTGCCTTGAGTGCACTGCAGACTGCTTCACTACTGCTCTCCATGAGGAATCTGACTGATTCTCTGCACAAACAGCAGCTAAAAG AATGCCAAGGTGCGGAGCCATCGGAATGTCCCGATGCTGAAGTTCCCAACAACGGAGGGTTGGCATGTGTCACAGTGGCCAGCAAGCGCTACTGCAAACCTCTGTGCAACTGG ggttatgattttgCGTTCATACGGAGGAGTCGTATTTATGATGAATGCAGTGAGCAGACGGGATATAAATGGAAGACTCAGTACATAGGAGGAAACAAACTGGCTGTGTGTAACG ATGCATCCATTCAAGTTTCTGGGGCAGCGACGGCCTATTTTCCCAAAGATCAGAACTGCCTAACAACCAAGAGCAGCAGCCTACTGAAGACGAGCACTATTCAACTTTTTACCTCCGAGCTGGAGAGTGAGGGCATACAGGGAGAGCCACAGAACGGCTGTTTAGTATGTGGAGGCCCTTGA